A region from the Lolium perenne isolate Kyuss_39 chromosome 4, Kyuss_2.0, whole genome shotgun sequence genome encodes:
- the LOC127297212 gene encoding trans-cinnamate:CoA ligase, peroxisomal has protein sequence MDQLQKRPANYVPLSPITFLPRANAVYGDRTSVVYHRVKFTWRQTHERCRRLASSLVRTLGLRRNDVVSVLAPNVPAMYEMHFAVPMAGAVLNTVNTRLDAKAVAAILRHAEAKLFFVDWEYVRLASDALQLLADSGAPVPLVAVIDDLDRPTGVRLGELEYEALVAHGDPNVELPQLEDEWDAVTLNYTSGTTSAPKGVVYSHRGAYLSTTSLLMAWEMGAEPVYLWTLPMFHCNGWTFTWGVAARGGVNVCIRENRPAEVYRAIARHNVTHMCCAPVVFNILLEGGGDTARLGAPVHVLTGGAPPPAALLERVERIGFHITHAYGLTEATGPALACEWRAQWDKLPLSDRARLKARQGVSVLSLADADVVTDDDKMARVPHDGKSLGEIVLRGSSVMKGYLNNPEANEAAFRGGWFMTGDVGVVHPDGYIEIKDRSKDVIISGGENICSKEVEEVLFRHPDIADAAVVAMPHPHWGETPCAFVVARNKAAGVCEDDVVAFCRKHMAHFMVPKKVVVYGVLPRNALGKVEKVKLRDEARKLAPPAQKTKATKATKTTVSGGRRGEQPVAHVMAISRL, from the coding sequence ATGGACCAGCTCCAGAAGCGCCCGGCCAACTACGTGCCGCTgagccccatcaccttcctgcccCGCGCCAATGCCGTCTACGGCGACCGCACCTCCGTCGTCTACCACCGCGTGAAGTTCACCTGGCGCCAGACGCACGAACGCTGCCGCCGCCTCGCATCCTCCCTCGTCCGCACCCTCGGCCTCCGCAGGAACGACGTCGTCTCCGTCCTCGCCCCAAACGTGCCCGCCATGTACGAGATGCACTTCGCCGTCCCCATGGCCGGCGCCGTCCTCAACACCGTCAACACCCGCCTCGACGCCAAGGCCGTCGCCGCCATCCTGCGCCACGCCGAGGCCAAgctcttcttcgtcgactgggagtACGTGCGCCTAGCCAGTGACGCGCTCCAGCTCCTCGCCGACTCCGGCGCGCCCGTCCCGCTCGTCGCCGTCATCGACGACCTCGACCGCCCCACGGGGGTCCGGCTCGGCGAGCTCGAGTACGAGGCGCTCGTCGCGCACGGCGACCCCAACGTAGAGCTCCCGCAGCTCGAGGACGAGTGGGACGCCGTCACGCTAAACTACACCTCCGGCACCACGTCTGCCCCCAAGGGCGTCGTCTACAGCCACCGCGGCGCCTACCTCAGCACCACCAGCCTGCTCATGGCCTGGGAGATGGGCGCCGAGCCCGTCTACCTCTGGACGCTCCCCATGTTCCACTGCAACGGCTGGACCTTCACCTGGGGCGTCGCCGCACGCGGCGGCGTCAACGTCTGCATCCGCGAGAACCGCCCCGCCGAGGTCTACCGCGCCATCGCGCGCCACAACGTCACCCACATGTGCTGCGCGCCCGTCGTCTTCAACATCCTGCTAGAGGGCGGCGGCGACACCGCGCGGCTCGGCGCGCCGGTGCACGTCCTCACCGgcggcgcgccgccgccggccgcgctGCTGGAGCGGGTCGAGCGCATCGGGTTCCACATCACCCACGCCTACGGCCTCACGGAGGCAACCGGGCCCGCGCTCGCCTGCGAGTGGCGCGCGCAGTGGGACAAGCTCCCGCTCTCGGACCGCGCGCGCCTCAAGGCCCGCCAGGGCGTTAGCGTGCTCTCCCTCGCCGACGCCGACGTCGTCACCGACGACGACAAGATGGCCAGGGTGCCGCACGACGGGAAGTCCCTCGGCGAGATCGTGCTCCGCGGCAGCAGCGTCATGAAGGGCTACCTCAACAACCCGGAGGCCAACGAGGCGGCGTTCCGGGGCGGCTGGTTCATGACGGGCGACGTGGGCGTGGTGCACCCGGACGGGTACATCGAGATCAAGGACAGGTCCAAGGACGTTATCATCTCCGGCGGCGAGAACATCTGCAGcaaggaggtggaggaggtcctCTTCCGCCACCCGGACATCGCCGACGCGGCGGTCGTCGCCATGCCGCACCCGCACTGGGGCGAGACGCCCTGCGCCTTCGTCGTCGCCAGGAACAAGGCGGCCGGGGTATGCGAGGACGACGTCGTGGCCTTCTGCCGCAAGCACATGGCGCATTTCATGGTGCCCAAGAAGGTGGTGGTCTACGGTGTGCTCCCGAGGAACGCGCTCGGCAAGGTCGAGAAGGTCAAGCTGCGGGACGAGGCACGGAAGCTGGCGCCGCCGGCGCAGAAGACCAAGGCGACTAAGGCCACCAAGACGACGGTCAGCGGTGGCCGCCGGGGCGAGCAGCCGGTAGCGCATGTCATGGCCATATCAAGGCTATAG